The following proteins come from a genomic window of Sardina pilchardus chromosome 1, fSarPil1.1, whole genome shotgun sequence:
- the LOC134092870 gene encoding gastrula zinc finger protein XlCGF57.1-like encodes MDLGHPFSSDCNVTEMQQIDLLDVIVKEEDVKEEEYGRMIACKEEDEKPFAELYCKTETDVTESNVSYNETLQTTAVIEVKIEEDDAQQHDYLQQSASEHPQQKIYGQNDELQLKERLYHCVVCRKSFTALNDFKKHQEMHSLGYNQKQRNGNTKHACVDCGKVFSQVTHLRTHMLIHTGERPHKCVQCGNTFSQLPHLKSHMLIHTGEKPHKCVHCGKAFAHVLTLKNHISTHTGERPHKCAQCGKGFYMTSHLKTHMLIHTGEKPHKCTQCGKAFLQIQHLKNHMLTHTREKPHTCLQCGKAFAQTSSLHTHMLTHTGEKPHECPECGRAFSRAQNLKTHMRTHAGAKPHECTRCGKGFPDVTALHVHALSHAGARPPHVCFRCGKAFSRVQALKIHLQSHAGGEKLHECLQCGKRFSRASGLKRHIHIHTGDKPHECKQCGKAFTKKSYLKSHMMEHSGEKPHTCVRCGKAFLQIGNLKTHMMLLHTGEKPRSCGQCGKAFATTSQLKRHVSIHTGEKPQK; translated from the exons ATGGATCTCGGACATCCGTTCAGTTCTGACTGTAACGTCACTGAGATGCAGCAGATTGATCTACTGGACGTGATCGTGAAAGAAGAAGATGTAAAAGAGGAGGAATATGGCCGTATGATTGCATGTAAAGAAGAAGATGAAAAGCCCTTTGCAGAACTttactgtaaaactgaaacagacGTCACAGAGTCAAACGTTAGTTACAATGAAACACTACAGACGACAGCGGTGATCGAAGTGAAGATTGAAGAAGATGATGCACAACAACACGATTATCTGCAGCAAA GTGCATCAGAACACCCACAACAGAAGATCTATGGACAGAATGATGAACTGCAACTCAAAGAAAGGCTGTACCACTGCGTAGTCTGCAGGAAGAGTTTCACAGCCCTGAATGATTTCAAGAAACACCAGGAAATGCACTCTCTTGGTTATAATCAAAAGCAGAGGAATGGCAATACCAAACATGCATGTGTTGATTGTGGAAAGGTTTTTTCACAAGTTACACATCTTAGAACCCATATgctaatacacactggagagaggcctcataaatgtgtaCAGTGCGGAAACACATTCTCACAACTTCCACATCTTAAATCCCACATGCTtatacacacaggagagaagcctcataaatgtgttcaCTGCGGAAAAGCTTTTGCACACGTTTTAACTCTGAAAAACCACATCTCTACTCACACGGGGGAGAGacctcataaatgtgcccagtgcGGGAAAGGATTTTACATGACTTCACATCTCAAAACCCACATGTTGATCCACACTGgcgagaagcctcataaatgtacccagtgtggaaaagcttttttaCAAATTCAACATCTCAAAAACCATATGCTAACACACACCAGAGAAAAGCCTCATACCTGTCTTCAGTGTGGAAAAGCGTTTGCGCAAACTTCATCTCTTCACACCCACATGCTTACTCACACGGGAGAGAAGCCCCACGAATGTCCAGAGTGCGGACGAGCTTTTTCACGAGCTCAGAATCTCAAGACCCACATGCGAACACACGCCGGAGCGAAGCCTCATGAATGCACCCGGTGTGGAAAAGGTTTCCCCGACGTCACGGCTCTTCACGTCCACGCCCTGTCTCACGCCGGAGCGAGGCCGCCGCACGTGTGTTTCCGGTGCGGAAAAGCTTTCTCACGAGTTCAGGCTCTTAAAATCCATTTGCAGAGTCACGCCGGAGGAGAGAAGCTTCACGAATGTCTCCAGTGCGGGAAAAGGTTCTCGCGAGCGTCGGGTCTTAAAcgtcacattcacatacacacgggAGACAAGCCTCACGAGTGTAAACAGTGTGGGAAAGCGTTCACAAAAAAGTCGTATCTCAAGTCCCACATGATGGAACACAGCGGCGAGAAGCCGCACACGTGCGTCCGGTGTGGAAAAGCGTTTTTGCAAATCGGAAATCTCAAGACCCACATGATGCTCCTGCACACCGGGGAGAAGCCTCGCTCCTGCggccagtgtggaaaagctttcgCGACAACTTCGCAACTCAAAAGACACGTTTC